The following are from one region of the Cyanobium gracile PCC 6307 genome:
- a CDS encoding HlyD family secretion protein, translating into MEFDGREARRERRDLLLQADLWRKQVNQAAQQLGLPPLPGGSQEERQVLALERKDIQLRHRVALQRLRRSEAGVQEQADVLEALRARYALNANIRARMAQLAREGAISHLELERQDERQMDLLSTIRRTEQQLVAAGSGVIESRVNREQVTTENGRRLWDRYDEARHRLLETTTRLGQVDERLRLGRVVAPRPGRVFDLQASNGQIAGPGRPLLKLVGQRGLEAELAISNRDIAFLRPGMEVDVRVTSLPFTDYGSLKGSVVRVGADALPADSSTGQESFPVIVSFDGRSLGRRGQSYGLRAGMAVTGLVQLGSRPVLALLNDRFTDFFDSARTLR; encoded by the coding sequence GTGGAATTCGACGGCCGGGAGGCTCGACGCGAACGGCGTGATCTGCTCCTGCAGGCGGATCTCTGGCGCAAGCAGGTGAACCAGGCGGCGCAGCAACTCGGGCTGCCGCCCCTCCCCGGCGGCAGCCAGGAGGAAAGACAGGTGCTGGCCCTGGAGCGGAAGGACATCCAGCTCCGCCATCGGGTGGCCCTGCAGCGGTTGCGGCGCAGCGAGGCCGGGGTGCAGGAGCAGGCCGATGTGCTGGAGGCCCTGCGAGCCCGCTACGCCCTCAACGCCAACATCCGTGCCCGCATGGCGCAGCTGGCCCGGGAGGGAGCGATCTCCCACCTCGAACTGGAGCGCCAGGACGAACGCCAGATGGATCTGCTGAGCACCATCCGCCGCACCGAGCAGCAACTGGTCGCCGCCGGGAGCGGTGTGATCGAGAGCCGGGTGAACCGGGAACAGGTGACCACGGAAAACGGACGGCGACTCTGGGATCGCTATGACGAGGCCCGCCATCGCCTGCTCGAGACCACCACCCGTCTGGGCCAGGTCGACGAACGGCTCCGCCTGGGCCGGGTGGTGGCTCCCCGCCCGGGTCGGGTGTTCGACCTTCAGGCCAGCAACGGGCAGATCGCCGGCCCGGGCCGTCCCCTGCTCAAGCTGGTGGGCCAGCGGGGCCTGGAGGCGGAGCTGGCGATCTCCAACCGCGACATCGCCTTCCTGCGTCCTGGCATGGAGGTGGATGTGCGCGTCACCTCCCTGCCCTTCACCGACTACGGCTCCCTCAAGGGAAGCGTGGTCCGGGTGGGGGCCGATGCCCTGCCGGCCGACTCGAGCACGGGTCAGGAATCCTTCCCTGTGATCGTCAGCTTCGATGGCCGCTCCCTGGGCCGGCGGGGCCAGTCCTATGGCCTGCGGGCCGGCATGGCCGTGACGGGGCTGGTGCAGCTTGGATCAAGGCCGGTGCTGGCCCTGCTGAACGATCGCTTCACCGACTTCTTCGACTCCGCACGCACCCTTCGCTGA
- a CDS encoding peptidase domain-containing ABC transporter: MATATRIDELLRCFPFLADQPEELLQRLCSQAQLQRFEQGQPICRVDQPPALIYFLLEGTARAVVFSRRLPRGVATLERLQPGTVMGWTLISCGRCWETLIASTDLVVVALPHEALRGEMERHPALAERLRRSVSPAELFGVLDAHLQDYPRALSHEVLEAATQLADGCVALTWTPTDPPAFEANGERLWLVAAGPLPLGKALIGGEPIETEGDVRLLGIDRRRLATILEPPATEEVESSGNGWHARLLASWAQQRRLLEPAAIGAATPIDPGAAIEPADEERQGPEAFPWVKGEGPLESPIAAFLMLSQHLDLPFRRDLLRRVFGDQVQRHGEASLPLAGAVAESMGLQTQLLEIQAEALPRLTPPLMVRWGNGLAVVYRCTAKSLVLGIPAVGNQELSLADFREQWGEAGDVLTLRVNDLTPHRRFGFRWFLPALRQHRTVLMEVLLASFFVQLFGLVNPLLIQQVIDKVIINNSPSALGVLGVLLVVFALFEGLLLCLRTFLFVDTTNRIDLSLGTQIIDHLLRLPLSYFDRRSVGEVSSRIGELEKVRGFLTGTALTTILDAIFSVLYIGVMLIYSWQLTLLTLAVVPFLVLLVLVVSPIVRIQLQNRAVANARTQSHLVEVLSSMMTVKAQNIELRSRWKWQDLYTDYVADGFDNTLVGTTANSISGFLNKLSGLIVIWAGAGMVLSGSLSLGELIAFRIIAGYVTGPLLRMTSIWQSVQETALSLERLSDVIDHPQEAPEDNATRLIMPAIQGEICFRNISFRYKSSSPLLLKGLNLTIPRGTFVAIVGTSGSGKSTLTKLLARLYSPEEGVVLVDGIDVAKVELHSLRRQLGIVPQDTVLFDGSVEENITLTNPEASTEEVIEAARIAAAHDFIMELPAGYSTEVGERGSSLSGGQRQRIAIARTILQKPRLLIMDEATSALDYQTERVVSENLMQAQRGCTVLFITHRLSSIVKADMIVCMGQGAVLEVGSHDELMAARGPYYALFRQQGRSSSSSSPPLPPRLWRSLRRGEWIRSSLQERSNHEHLPQQQRQRQRQWQRQWQWQRPRESSGTGPGRSHDHPGPPRGGAAATGAPLPQSPSHPSAPLDPRLEPRHHLEPDRTDRVRRDLRLRRPYGLLDQCPGQAAPDRRHLRRHCPVHRADPAGPRPGWRPGTGRPGAGGIRRPGGSTRTA; the protein is encoded by the coding sequence ATGGCCACCGCCACCCGGATCGACGAGCTGCTGCGTTGCTTTCCCTTTCTGGCCGACCAGCCGGAGGAACTGCTGCAGCGGCTCTGCTCCCAGGCCCAGCTGCAGCGCTTCGAGCAGGGCCAGCCCATCTGCCGGGTCGATCAGCCCCCGGCCCTGATCTACTTCCTGCTGGAGGGAACCGCCCGTGCGGTGGTGTTCTCCCGCCGCCTGCCCCGGGGCGTGGCCACATTGGAGCGGCTGCAGCCGGGCACCGTGATGGGCTGGACCCTGATCAGCTGCGGCCGCTGCTGGGAGACCCTGATCGCCTCCACGGACCTGGTGGTCGTGGCCCTGCCCCATGAGGCTCTGCGGGGGGAGATGGAGCGCCACCCGGCCCTGGCCGAACGCCTGCGGCGCAGCGTCAGCCCGGCCGAGCTGTTCGGCGTGCTCGATGCCCACCTGCAGGATTATCCGCGAGCCCTTTCCCATGAGGTGCTGGAGGCCGCGACCCAGCTGGCGGATGGCTGCGTGGCCCTGACCTGGACGCCCACCGATCCGCCTGCCTTCGAGGCGAACGGGGAGCGGCTCTGGCTGGTGGCGGCGGGTCCCTTACCCCTCGGCAAAGCCCTGATCGGCGGCGAGCCCATCGAGACCGAAGGGGACGTCCGCCTGCTGGGGATCGACCGGCGGCGGCTGGCCACCATCCTGGAGCCACCGGCGACGGAAGAGGTTGAGAGTTCCGGCAACGGCTGGCACGCCAGGCTTCTCGCCAGCTGGGCGCAGCAACGCCGTTTGCTGGAGCCCGCCGCGATCGGTGCCGCCACCCCGATCGACCCGGGGGCGGCGATCGAACCGGCCGACGAGGAACGGCAAGGCCCGGAGGCCTTCCCCTGGGTCAAGGGGGAGGGACCGCTGGAGTCGCCGATCGCGGCCTTCCTGATGCTCAGCCAGCACCTCGATCTGCCGTTCCGGCGTGACCTGCTGCGCCGAGTGTTCGGCGATCAGGTGCAGCGCCATGGCGAAGCATCCCTGCCACTGGCCGGCGCCGTGGCCGAATCGATGGGCCTGCAGACCCAGCTGCTGGAGATCCAGGCCGAGGCCCTGCCCCGACTGACGCCCCCCCTCATGGTCCGCTGGGGCAACGGCCTGGCGGTGGTCTACCGCTGCACGGCGAAGTCGCTGGTGCTGGGCATCCCCGCCGTCGGCAACCAGGAACTCAGCCTCGCCGACTTCCGCGAACAGTGGGGGGAGGCGGGCGATGTGCTGACGCTGCGGGTGAACGATCTCACCCCCCATCGCCGCTTCGGCTTCCGCTGGTTCCTGCCGGCCCTGCGTCAGCACCGCACCGTGCTGATGGAGGTGCTGCTGGCCAGCTTCTTCGTGCAGCTCTTCGGACTGGTCAATCCCCTGCTGATCCAGCAGGTGATCGACAAGGTGATCATCAACAACAGCCCCAGTGCCCTGGGGGTGCTGGGGGTGCTGCTGGTGGTCTTCGCCCTGTTCGAGGGCCTGCTTCTGTGTCTCCGCACCTTCCTGTTCGTGGACACCACGAACCGCATCGATCTGAGCCTGGGAACCCAGATCATCGACCACCTCTTGCGCCTGCCCCTCAGCTACTTCGACCGGCGATCGGTGGGGGAAGTGAGCAGCCGCATCGGAGAACTGGAAAAGGTGCGGGGCTTCCTCACCGGCACCGCCCTTACCACCATTCTCGATGCCATCTTCTCGGTTCTGTACATCGGGGTGATGCTGATCTACAGCTGGCAGCTGACCCTGCTCACCCTGGCGGTGGTGCCCTTCCTGGTGCTGCTGGTGCTGGTCGTTTCACCGATCGTGCGCATTCAGCTGCAGAACAGGGCCGTGGCCAATGCACGCACCCAGAGCCACCTGGTGGAGGTGCTCAGCAGCATGATGACGGTGAAGGCCCAGAACATCGAACTGCGCAGTCGCTGGAAGTGGCAGGACCTCTACACCGACTACGTGGCCGATGGATTCGACAACACCCTGGTGGGAACCACGGCCAACTCGATCAGCGGATTCCTGAACAAGCTTTCCGGCCTGATCGTGATCTGGGCCGGCGCCGGCATGGTGCTCTCGGGATCCCTCAGCCTGGGGGAACTGATTGCCTTCCGCATCATCGCGGGCTACGTCACAGGTCCGTTGCTGCGCATGACCTCCATCTGGCAGTCCGTGCAGGAAACGGCCCTGTCGCTGGAACGCCTCAGCGACGTCATCGACCACCCCCAGGAGGCGCCCGAGGACAACGCCACCCGGCTGATCATGCCGGCCATCCAGGGCGAGATCTGCTTCCGCAACATCTCCTTCCGCTACAAGTCCTCGTCGCCCCTGCTGCTGAAGGGCCTGAATCTGACCATCCCCCGGGGGACCTTCGTGGCCATCGTGGGGACGAGCGGATCGGGCAAGAGCACCCTCACCAAACTGCTGGCCAGGCTCTACAGCCCGGAGGAGGGCGTGGTACTGGTCGACGGTATCGATGTGGCCAAGGTCGAGCTCCATTCCCTGCGTCGCCAGCTCGGCATCGTCCCCCAGGACACGGTGCTCTTCGATGGCTCGGTGGAGGAGAACATCACCCTCACCAATCCTGAAGCGAGCACAGAAGAGGTGATCGAGGCCGCCCGCATCGCCGCCGCCCACGATTTCATCATGGAACTGCCGGCCGGCTACTCCACCGAGGTGGGTGAGCGGGGCAGCAGTCTGTCCGGCGGCCAGCGCCAGAGGATCGCCATCGCCCGCACGATCCTGCAGAAGCCCCGGCTGCTGATCATGGACGAGGCCACCTCCGCCCTCGACTACCAGACCGAGCGGGTGGTGAGCGAAAACCTGATGCAGGCCCAACGGGGTTGCACCGTGCTGTTCATCACCCATCGGCTCTCCTCGATCGTGAAGGCCGACATGATCGTCTGCATGGGTCAGGGTGCCGTGCTCGAGGTGGGCAGCCACGACGAGCTGATGGCGGCCCGCGGTCCCTACTACGCCCTCTTCCGCCAGCAGGGTCGCTCGTCATCGAGCAGTTCCCCCCCCCTCCCTCCCCGGCTGTGGCGTTCGCTGCGGCGCGGGGAGTGGATCCGGTCATCCCTCCAGGAGCGATCGAACCATGAGCACCTTCCGCAGCAGCAACGGCAACGGCAACGGCAATGGCAACGGCAATGGCAATGGCAACGGCCACGGGAAAGCTCCGGGACAGGGCCAGGCCGGTCGCACGACCACCCTGGCCCCCCCCGCGGAGGCGCCGCTGCCACTGGTGCGCCTCTCCCGCAGTCGCCGTCGCACCCATCTGCCCCGCTCGACCCGCGGCTGGAGCCGCGCCATCATCTGGAGCCTGATCGGACTGACCGGGTTCGGCGTGATCTACGGCTCCGTCGCCCGTATGGACTCCTCGATCAGTGCCCCGGGCAAGCTGCGCCCGATCGGAGGCACCTTCGACGTCATTGCCCCGTTCACCGCGCCGATCCTGCAGGTCCGCGTCCGGGATGGAGACCTGGTACAGGCCGGCCAGGTGCTGGTGGAATTCGACGGCCGGGAGGCTCGACGCGAACGGCGTGA
- a CDS encoding peptidylprolyl isomerase has translation MLPLPQLHLELRSAVDAMARRPLNELLEEQGILQALARDLALEALRQEVRFTPEELQDVQAQVCAGLPCAPPISLEGDWIGTLPENLRATVKQRWDHLRLQKVLEDRYGERVEAHFLDRREDLEQVVFRLMRLPQQGLAEELYLRLIDDDASFGDLASCHSLGDENVTRGIVGPIEISQLHPTLRGVLRSLAAGDIHPPFLLEQSILLVRLEHRRPARLNEALRHRLLDELLQPDLQAGIETSLAEYRRTLAAAETSVPPALALAGG, from the coding sequence ATGCTTCCTCTTCCCCAGCTTCACCTCGAACTCCGCAGCGCTGTGGACGCCATGGCCAGGCGGCCCCTGAACGAGCTGCTCGAAGAGCAGGGAATCCTGCAGGCCCTGGCGCGGGACCTGGCCCTGGAAGCGCTGCGGCAGGAAGTCCGCTTCACGCCGGAGGAGCTGCAGGACGTCCAGGCGCAGGTCTGCGCGGGATTGCCCTGTGCCCCTCCCATCAGCCTGGAGGGCGACTGGATCGGCACTCTGCCGGAGAATCTCCGCGCCACGGTGAAGCAGCGCTGGGATCATCTCCGGCTCCAGAAGGTCCTGGAAGATCGCTACGGCGAGCGGGTGGAGGCTCACTTCCTCGATCGGCGGGAGGATCTCGAGCAGGTGGTGTTCCGCCTCATGCGGCTGCCTCAGCAGGGGCTGGCCGAGGAGCTGTACCTGCGCCTGATCGACGACGACGCCAGCTTCGGTGACCTCGCCAGCTGTCATTCGCTCGGGGATGAGAACGTCACCCGGGGGATCGTCGGCCCGATCGAGATCTCCCAGCTGCACCCCACCCTCCGTGGCGTCCTCCGCTCGCTGGCGGCGGGGGACATCCATCCCCCCTTTCTCCTCGAGCAATCGATCCTGCTGGTGCGGCTCGAGCACCGGCGGCCCGCCAGGCTGAACGAAGCCCTGCGGCACCGGCTGCTCGACGAACTCCTCCAGCCTGATCTGCAGGCCGGAATCGAAACCTCCCTGGCCGAATACCGGCGAACTCTCGCTGCGGCGGAAACTTCGGTGCCGCCGGCTCTGGCCCTGGCGGGAGGCTGA